From one Streptomyces sp. 846.5 genomic stretch:
- a CDS encoding glutamate decarboxylase — protein sequence MALHTGRQESHDGKGGHRVSVNPFLGAANPEVGSMVTAPPKHRLPSGPMAADIAYQIVRDELMLDGNARLNLATFVTTWMEPQATLLMAESVDKNMIDKDEYPQTAELERRCVAMLADLWNAPDPAGVVGCSTTGSSEACMLAGMALKRRWMLRNAERYAAGARPNLVMGVNVQVCWEKFCNFWEVEARTVPMEGDRYHLDAASAVALCDEDTIGVVAILGSTFDGSYEPVWDICAALDEFQGSSGLDIPVHVDGASGAMVAPFLDPELRWDFRQPRVASINTSGHKYGLVYPGVGWALWRDRAALPEELVFKVNYLGGEMPTFALNFSRPGAEVVAQYYTFLRLGRDGYRAVQQVSRDIAVSLARRIEAMGVFRLLSWGDELPVFAFTTTDDVTAFNVFDVSRRLRERGWLVPAYTFPANRTDLAVLRIVCRNGFSSDLADLLVEDLSRLLPELQAQPGPLQGSGGPSGFHH from the coding sequence ATGGCGCTGCACACGGGTCGTCAGGAGAGCCACGACGGCAAGGGCGGGCACCGGGTCTCGGTGAACCCGTTCCTGGGGGCGGCCAACCCGGAGGTGGGCAGCATGGTGACGGCGCCGCCCAAGCACCGGCTGCCCTCCGGCCCGATGGCGGCGGACATCGCCTATCAGATCGTCAGGGACGAGCTGATGCTCGACGGCAACGCCCGGCTGAACCTGGCCACCTTCGTCACCACCTGGATGGAGCCGCAGGCGACCCTGCTGATGGCTGAGTCGGTCGACAAGAACATGATCGACAAGGACGAGTACCCGCAGACCGCCGAGCTGGAGCGCCGCTGTGTCGCCATGCTCGCCGACCTCTGGAACGCCCCCGACCCGGCCGGGGTCGTCGGCTGCTCGACCACCGGGTCCAGCGAGGCCTGCATGCTCGCCGGGATGGCGCTGAAGCGCCGCTGGATGCTGCGCAACGCCGAACGCTACGCGGCCGGCGCCCGTCCCAACCTGGTCATGGGCGTCAACGTCCAGGTGTGCTGGGAGAAGTTCTGCAACTTCTGGGAGGTCGAGGCGCGCACCGTGCCGATGGAGGGCGACCGCTACCACCTGGACGCCGCCTCGGCGGTCGCGCTGTGCGACGAGGACACCATCGGCGTGGTCGCCATCCTCGGCTCCACCTTCGACGGCAGCTACGAGCCGGTGTGGGACATCTGCGCCGCCCTCGACGAGTTCCAGGGCAGCAGCGGGCTGGACATCCCGGTCCATGTCGACGGGGCGTCCGGCGCGATGGTCGCGCCCTTCCTCGACCCGGAGCTGCGCTGGGACTTCCGCCAGCCCAGGGTCGCCTCCATCAACACCTCGGGCCACAAGTACGGACTGGTCTACCCCGGGGTCGGCTGGGCGCTGTGGCGCGACCGCGCGGCGCTGCCGGAGGAGCTGGTGTTCAAGGTCAACTACCTGGGCGGCGAGATGCCCACCTTCGCCCTCAACTTCTCCCGCCCGGGGGCCGAGGTCGTCGCGCAGTACTACACCTTCCTGCGGCTGGGGCGCGACGGCTACCGGGCGGTCCAGCAGGTCAGCCGGGACATCGCGGTCTCGCTGGCCCGCCGGATCGAGGCCATGGGCGTGTTCCGGCTGCTCAGCTGGGGCGACGAGCTGCCGGTCTTCGCCTTCACCACCACGGACGACGTCACCGCCTTCAATGTCTTCGACGTCTCGCGGCGGCTGCGCGAACGGGGCTGGCTCGTCCCGGCCTACACCTTCCCGGCGAACCGCACCGACCTGGCGGTGCTGCGCATCGTCTGCCGCAACGGCTTCTCCAGCGACCTCGCCGACCTGCTGGTCGAGGACCTGAGCCGGCTGCTCCCGGAGCTCCAGGCCCAGCCGGGGCCGCTGCAGGGATCAGGCGGCCCCTCGGGCTTCCACCACTGA
- a CDS encoding pyridoxal 5'-phosphate synthase, translated as MPSPVRALLFGVPMLREPLPSFEPTAAPAEPFPLFLDWLSEAIRSDVSEPHAMALATVDREGRPDLRIVALRDATADGWVFATDTDSPKSRQLTDRPEAALGFHWREQGRQIRLRGPVVRADDVTAAEDFRSRLPGSRAAILVGHQSEPLPDRALLADAYAEALARVTADPDLTTPAHALFVLRPVTAEFWQGSPGRGHTRLRYTATDAGWTREQLWP; from the coding sequence GTGCCCTCACCCGTACGCGCCCTGCTGTTCGGTGTCCCCATGCTCAGGGAGCCGCTCCCGTCCTTCGAGCCCACGGCAGCCCCCGCCGAACCGTTTCCGCTGTTCCTCGACTGGCTGAGCGAAGCGATCCGCAGTGACGTCAGCGAGCCCCATGCGATGGCCCTGGCCACCGTCGACCGCGAAGGCCGCCCGGACCTGCGGATCGTCGCCCTGCGCGACGCCACCGCCGACGGCTGGGTCTTCGCCACCGACACGGACAGCCCCAAGAGCCGTCAGCTCACCGACCGCCCGGAGGCGGCCCTCGGCTTCCACTGGCGCGAGCAGGGCCGGCAGATCCGGCTCCGCGGGCCGGTCGTCCGTGCCGACGACGTCACCGCCGCCGAGGACTTCCGCTCTCGACTGCCCGGCTCCCGCGCGGCCATCCTGGTCGGCCACCAGAGCGAGCCGCTGCCCGACCGCGCCCTGCTGGCCGACGCCTACGCCGAGGCCCTGGCCCGGGTCACGGCCGACCCCGACCTCACCACCCCGGCCCACGCCCTGTTCGTGCTACGACCCGTCACCGCCGAGTTCTGGCAGGGCTCCCCCGGCCGGGGCCACACCCGGCTGCGCTACACCGCCACCGACGCGGGCTGGACCCGCGAGCAGCTCTGGCCCTAG
- a CDS encoding TetR/AcrR family transcriptional regulator, with the protein MLTGDSKRTDRSEGIKRAPAGAAVLRDDVTEAIRTAVFEELAASGYGRLSIEAVARRAGVGKTAVYRRWRSKLPMVIEVVSEVAALGLILPDTGSLRNDLRMFVHVLARVLRHPLAAQIVPDLLAEAARNPEIAETLAAALDAAQRQSSAALVRKAVARGELPESTDPDLALDLIAGPLYWRLAVVRTPVNGDYLDRLAASVAAALGARD; encoded by the coding sequence ATGCTGACTGGGGATTCAAAGAGAACCGACAGGTCGGAGGGGATCAAACGGGCCCCGGCCGGCGCGGCGGTGCTCCGCGACGACGTCACCGAGGCTATCCGCACCGCGGTCTTCGAGGAACTCGCCGCGAGCGGCTACGGGCGCCTGTCCATCGAGGCCGTGGCCCGCAGGGCCGGGGTGGGCAAGACCGCCGTCTACCGCCGTTGGCGCTCCAAGCTCCCCATGGTCATCGAGGTGGTCTCCGAGGTCGCCGCGCTGGGCCTGATCCTCCCCGACACCGGCTCGCTCCGCAACGACCTGCGGATGTTCGTCCATGTACTGGCCCGGGTGCTGCGGCATCCGCTGGCCGCGCAGATCGTTCCGGACCTGCTGGCCGAGGCGGCGCGCAACCCGGAGATCGCGGAGACCCTGGCCGCGGCGCTGGACGCGGCCCAGCGGCAGAGCAGCGCGGCGCTGGTGCGGAAGGCGGTGGCCCGCGGCGAGCTGCCCGAGTCCACCGACCCGGACCTGGCCCTGGACCTGATCGCCGGCCCGCTGTACTGGCGCCTGGCGGTGGTGCGGACGCCGGTGAACGGGGACTACCTGGACCGCCTCGCCGCATCTGTCGCGGCGGCGTTGGGCGCCCGTGACTGA
- a CDS encoding ABC transporter permease, protein MVGVAGPDGDSGLSPGDLAAKYGLAVSGKRPSLGEYTRRLWSRRHFIVAFATARLTATYTAARLGQVWQVMTPLLNAAVYYLIFGLLLGTNRGIPNFIAYLCTGVFVFQFTQSAVLSGTRSIADNLGLIRALHFPRACLPIAFTVIQLQELLFSMGVLGVIVLATGEPLTARWLLVLPILFLQSVFNAGLAMFMARIGAKTTDMAQLMPFIIRTWMYTSGVFWSVSTFTHKAPHWVAVILDNNPALIFNDLMRYALMDSVSSGSLPHHVWIITLAWAAVVGLGGYMFFWKAEEEYGRG, encoded by the coding sequence CTGGTCGGTGTCGCCGGTCCCGATGGGGACTCGGGCTTGAGCCCTGGCGACTTGGCGGCCAAGTACGGACTTGCAGTCAGCGGTAAGCGGCCGTCGCTGGGTGAGTACACCCGGAGACTGTGGTCGCGGCGCCATTTCATCGTTGCGTTCGCCACCGCCAGGCTGACCGCGACCTACACGGCCGCGCGGCTGGGGCAGGTCTGGCAGGTGATGACGCCGCTGCTGAACGCGGCCGTCTACTACCTGATCTTCGGTCTGCTGTTGGGGACCAACCGCGGTATCCCCAACTTCATCGCGTACCTCTGTACCGGTGTGTTCGTGTTCCAGTTCACCCAGTCGGCAGTCCTTTCGGGCACCCGTTCGATCGCCGACAACCTGGGCCTGATTCGGGCGCTGCACTTCCCGCGGGCCTGCCTGCCGATCGCCTTCACCGTGATCCAGCTCCAGGAACTGCTGTTCTCGATGGGCGTCCTCGGAGTGATCGTGCTGGCCACCGGCGAGCCGCTCACCGCGCGCTGGCTGCTGGTGCTGCCGATCCTGTTCCTCCAGTCGGTCTTCAACGCCGGACTGGCGATGTTCATGGCCCGGATCGGGGCCAAGACCACGGACATGGCCCAGCTGATGCCCTTCATCATCCGGACCTGGATGTACACCTCGGGCGTGTTCTGGAGCGTCAGCACCTTCACCCACAAGGCCCCGCACTGGGTCGCGGTGATCCTGGACAACAACCCGGCACTGATCTTCAACGACCTGATGCGCTACGCGCTGATGGACTCGGTGTCGTCGGGCAGCCTGCCGCACCATGTCTGGATCATCACACTGGCCTGGGCTGCCGTGGT